In Equus przewalskii isolate Varuska chromosome 15, EquPr2, whole genome shotgun sequence, a single genomic region encodes these proteins:
- the NKTR gene encoding NK-tumor recognition protein isoform X6 gives MSPKGHSERSDTNEKRAVDSNAKREKPVVRPEEIPPVPENRFLLRRDMPLVAVEPEPKIPDVTPIVSDQKPSVSKSGRKIKGRGTIRYHTPPRSRPCSESDDDDSSETPPHWKEEMQRLRAYRPPSGEKWSKGDKLSDPCSSRWDERSLSQRSRSWSYNGYYSDLSTARHSDGHHKKRRKEKKVKHKKKAKKQKHCRRHKQTKKRRIIVPSDIESSKSSTRRMKSSCDRERRSRSSSVSSRHSSKRDWSKSDKDDQSSSTPSSRDSYRSKSHSQSYSRGSSRSRTPSKSSSHSRSRSKSRSSSKLGHQRTASKSPRRTASQLSENKPVKAEPLRATVPQNENVVVQPVVTENIPVIPLSDSPPPSRWKPGQKPWKPSYERIQEMKAKTTHLLPIQSTYSLANIKETGSSSSYHKREKNSESDRSAYSKYSDRSSESSPRSRSRSSRSRSYSRSYTRSRSPASSHSRSRSPSSRSHSRNKYSDHSQCSRSSSYSSLSTDDGRRAKRKFRSSGKKNPSNKRHSSSSEKTLRNKYVKGRSKSSCQRKYSESRSSLGYSSDSEQSSVQVTQSAQEKEKQVQMEMNNKQEKNRGEEKSKPERECPRSKKRTLKENLSEHFRNGSRPKRKNYAGSKWDSESNSEQDVTKNSKNNSRPSSDKEEGEATSDSESECDEIHIRAKPTTKSSANTSLPDAHGAWKSSKQRSSTSDSEGSYSNAENTRGKPRKRKRGSKENIKREHTKKVKEKLKGKKDKKHKPPKRKQAFHWQPPLEFGEDEEEEINEKQVTQEAKEKKQVSENSETTKENIPRTEKSCEDGNLSGKHNIGTISSDIDQPTKDDSKLSISPTALNTEENVASPPPNIQHIEERVPSGVEDVLQTDDNMEICTPDRSSPAKVEGASPLGNSRLDSPDVNIVLKQDMQTEPPEAEVVKQESSTSEGKIMGEVGRQDGSSASSASAVESTVVKKEVAEKSHISPMDNKWKPLQGVGNLAAPTAVTSSAVEVKALSAVPEMKPQGLRIEIKSKNKVRPGSLFDEVRKTARLNRRPRNQESSSDEQTPSRDGDSQSRSPSRSRSKSETKSRHRTRSVSYSHSRSRSRSSTSSYRSRSYSRSRSRGWYSRGRTRSRSSSYRSYKSHRTSSRSRSRSSSYDPHSRSSRSYTYDSYYSRSRSRSRSQRSDSYHRGRSYNRRSRSCRSYGSDSESDRSYSHHRSPSESSRYS, from the exons GAAGATTCCTGATGTTACACCCATTGTAAGTGATCAGAAACCATCTGTATCAAAGTCTGGACGGAAGATTAAAGGAAGGGGCACAATT cgCTATCACACACCTCCAAGGTCCAGACCCTGTTCTGAATCAGATGACGATGATAGCAGTGAAACTCCTCCTCACTGGAAAGAGGAAATGCAGAGGTTGAGAGCATACAGACCACCCAGTGGAGAAAAGtggagcaaaggagataa GTTAAGTGACCCCTGTTCAAGCCGATGGGATGAAAGAAGCTTGTCCCAGAGATCCAGATCATGGTCCTATAATGGATATTATTCAGATCTTAGTACAGCAAGACACTCTGATGGTCACCATAAAAAacgcagaaaagagaaaaaggttaagcataaaaagaaagctaaaaagcAGAAACATTGCAGAAGACACAAACAGACTAAGAAGAGAAGGATTATTGTACCGTCTGACATAGAATCCTCAAAATCTTCCACCCGAAGAATGAAATCTTCTTGTGATAGAGAAAGGAGATCTCGTTCTTCCTCAGTATCATCTCGTCATTCATCAAAGAGGGACTGGTCTAAATCTGATAAGGATGATCAGAGCTCTTCAACCCCCTCCAGCAGAGACTCGTACAGATCAAAATCTCATTCACAGTCTTACTCTAGAGGAAGCTCAAGATCAAGGACTCCATCAAAATCTTCATCACATTCTAGAAGTAGATCAAAGTCCAGATCTAGTTCCAAGTTGGGGCACCAAAGGACAGCATCAAAATCACCAAGAAGAACAGCCTCTCAGTTAAGTGAAAATAAACCAGTGAAAGCAGAACCTTTAAGAGCAACAGTgccacaaaatgaaaatgttgtaGTACAACCAGTGGTGACAGAAAATATTCCTGTAATACCACTGAGTGACAGTCCCCCTCCTTCAAGGTGGAAGCCTGGACAGAAGCCCTGGAAGCCCTCTTATGAGCGAATTCAGGAAATGAAAGCTAAAACAACTCATTTGCTGCCCATCCAAAGCACTTATAGTTTAGCAAATATTAAAGAGACTGGTAGTTCATCATCCtaccataaaagagaaaaaaattcagaaagtgaTCGGAGTGCCTATTCAAAATACAGTGATAGAAGTTCAGAAAGTTCACCCCGGTCAAGGAGCAGATCTTCTAGGAGTAGATCTTATTCTAGATCATACACAAGGTCACGAAGTCCAGCTAGCTCACATTCAAGGTCCAGGTCTCCGTCATCTAGATCTCATTCACGAAATAAATATAGCGATCACTCACAGTGCAGTAGGTCATCTTCATACTCTTCTCTTAGCACTGATGATGGAAGACGAGCCAAGAGAAAATTTAGATCCAGTGGGAAGAAAAATCCTTCAAATAAAAGGCACAGCAGCAGCTCTGAAAAGACACTTCGCAATAAATACGTCAAAGGCAGAAGCAAGTCTTCGTGTCAGAGAAAGTATAGCGAAAGTAGATCATCTTTAGGTTATTCCTCAGACAGCGAGCAGTCAAGTGTTCAGGTTACACAGTCAGcccaggaaaaagagaagcaagtccaaatggaaatgaataataaacaagagaaaaacagaggtgAAGAGAAATCCAAGCCTGAACGGGAATGCCCTCGttcaaaaaaaagaactttgaaagaGAATCTTTCTGAACACTTTAGAAATGGCAGTAGGCCCAAAAGGAAGAATTATGCTGGGAGTAAATGGGACTCTGAGTCAAATTCCGAACAAGATGTaactaaaaacagtaaaaataattccCGGCCATCTTCTGATAAGGAAGAAGGTGAGGCCACATCAGATTCGGAATCTGAGTGTGATGAAATCCACATCAGAGCCAAACCCACAACAAAGTCTTCAGCAAATACTTCATTGCCTGATGCTCATGGTGCTTGGAAATCTAGCAAACAGCGGTCATCGACCTCTGATTCTGAGGGGTCCTATTCCAATGCAGAAAACACTAGAGGAAAGCCACGGAAACGCAAACGTGGgtcaaaggaaaatattaaaagggAACACactaaaaaagtgaaagagaaattgaaagggaaaaaagacaaaaagcacaaGCCTCCAAAACGAAAACAAGCGTTTCACTGGCAGCCTCCACTAGAATTTGGTGAAGACGAGGAGGAGGAAATTAATGAAAAGCAAGTTACTCaggaggcaaaagagaaaaaacaagtgtcTGAAAACAGTGAgaccacaaaggaaaatattcccAGAACTGAGAAGTCCTGTGAAGATGGCAACCTTTCAGGTAAACATAATATAGGAACAATTTCATCAGATATTGATCAGCCTACTAAAGATGACAGTAAACTCAGCATTTCTCCCACAGCTTTAAATACTGAGGAAAATGTAGCCAGTCCTCCCCCAAACATTCAGCATATTGAAGAAAGAGTCCCAAGTGGAGTGGAGGACGTGCTTCAGACAGATGACAACATGGAGATTTGCACACCTGATAGGAGTTCCCCAGCAAAGGTAGAGGGGGCCTCCCCTCTAGGAAATTCAAGGCTGGACAGCCCGGATGTGAACATTGTTCTAAAGCAGGATATGCAAACAGAGCCTCCTGAGGCAGAGGTGGTAAAACAGGAAAGCAGCACATCTGAGGGCAAAATcatgggggaagtggggagacagGACGGCAGCTCTGCTAGTTCAGCCAGTGCTGTAGAAAGCACTGTTGTGAAGAAGGAGGTGGCTGAGAAGAGCCACATCAGCCCAATGGATAATAAATGGAAGCCCCTACAAGGTGTGGGGAACCTGGCTGCACCAACTGCTGTCACATCCAGTGCTGTGGAAGTTAAGGCATTGAGCGCTGTGCCTGAAATGAAACCACAGGGCTTGagaatagaaattaaaagcaaaaataaagttcgGCCTGGGTCGCTCTTTGATGAAGTAAGAAAGACAGCACGCTTAAACCGGAGGCCACGAAATCAGGAGAGTTCAAGTGATGAGCAGACACCTAGTCGGGATGGTGATAGCCAGTCCAGGAGTCCAAGTAGATCTCGAAGTAAATCTGAAAccaaatcaagacacagaacaagaTCTGTCTCCTACAGTCACTCAAGAAGTCGATCACGGAGTTCCACATCATCTTATCG ATCAAGAAGCTACTCTAGAAGTCGGAGCAGAGGATGGTACAGCAGAGGCCGCACCAGGAGCCGGAGTAGTTCCTACCGCAGTTACAAAAGTCACAG GACATCCAGCAGAAGCAGATCCAGGAGCAGCTCATATGATCCCCACAGTCGGTCCAG CAGGTCCTACACTTATGATAGCTACTATAGCAGGAGTCGGAGTCGAAGTAGAAGCCAGAGGAGTGACAGTTACCACCGAGGCAGAAGTTACAACAGGCGGTCCAG GAGTTGTAGATCTTACGGCTCTGACAGTGAAAGTGACCGAAGTTACTCTCATCACCGGAGTCCTAGTGAAAGCAGCAGATATAGTTGA